A genomic stretch from Georgenia muralis includes:
- a CDS encoding DUF1810 domain-containing protein, which yields MTDEHDLERFVRAQDGTYDAALAELGRGRKTGHWMWFVFPQVAGLGRSETARRFAITSAAEARAYLRHPVLGPRLVQCARTVAASPAPTAQELLGGIDAVKLRSSMTLFAAADPDEPAFTAVLDRYYGGSADPETLARL from the coding sequence ATGACCGACGAGCACGACCTCGAGAGGTTCGTCCGGGCCCAGGACGGCACCTACGACGCCGCTCTGGCCGAGCTGGGCCGCGGACGCAAGACGGGGCACTGGATGTGGTTCGTCTTCCCGCAGGTCGCCGGGCTGGGCCGCAGCGAGACGGCGCGGCGGTTCGCCATCACCTCCGCGGCCGAGGCCCGGGCCTACCTGCGGCACCCGGTCCTGGGGCCCCGTCTCGTCCAGTGCGCGCGGACCGTCGCGGCGAGCCCCGCCCCCACGGCGCAGGAGCTGCTCGGCGGGATCGACGCGGTCAAGCTCCGGTCGTCGATGACGCTGTTCGCGGCCGCCGATCCCGACGAGCCGGCGTTCACCGCGGTGCTGGACCGGTACTACGGCGGCTCGGCCGACCCGGAGACCCTCGCCCGGCTCTGA
- a CDS encoding N-acetylglucosamine kinase, which translates to MSVLAVDGGNSKTDVVLVAADGTVLARARGGGSCHQSVGMTTTMSVIGELVARVAADAGQDPAAGPVADHGAFYLAGADLPAETAALRDRIDAAGWTQRAVVDNDTFALLRAGTDAADAVAVVVGAGVNAVGVAADGAVARFPALGRLSGDWGGGEDLAAETLWLAVRAEDGRGAPTALRDAVIGHFGVTTVAEVVAGIHLGDIPAARLLGLTPVLLRVAGAGDPAAVAVVRRMAEEVVLLATAALGRLGLLRTAVDVVLGGGVLAARDPLLLGAVEAGLADGAPSASVRVVDAPPVLGAALLGLDAVGAPPGAEEVLRSTLGTSLPKDTTTGEP; encoded by the coding sequence GTGAGCGTCCTGGCCGTCGACGGCGGGAACAGCAAGACCGACGTCGTCCTCGTCGCCGCGGACGGGACGGTGCTGGCGCGCGCCCGGGGTGGCGGATCGTGCCACCAGAGCGTGGGGATGACCACGACCATGAGCGTGATCGGTGAGCTCGTGGCGCGCGTCGCCGCCGACGCCGGGCAGGACCCGGCGGCCGGCCCGGTGGCCGACCACGGCGCGTTCTACCTGGCCGGGGCCGACCTGCCCGCGGAGACCGCAGCGCTCCGCGACCGGATCGACGCGGCCGGCTGGACGCAGCGGGCGGTGGTCGACAACGACACCTTCGCGCTCCTGCGGGCCGGGACCGACGCGGCCGACGCGGTGGCCGTGGTCGTGGGGGCGGGCGTCAACGCCGTCGGCGTCGCCGCCGACGGCGCGGTGGCCCGGTTCCCCGCGCTGGGGCGGCTCTCGGGCGACTGGGGCGGCGGGGAGGACCTCGCCGCGGAGACGCTGTGGCTCGCGGTGCGGGCCGAGGACGGCCGGGGCGCGCCCACCGCCCTGCGCGACGCCGTCATCGGCCACTTCGGCGTCACGACGGTCGCCGAGGTCGTCGCGGGCATCCACCTGGGCGACATCCCTGCCGCCCGGCTGCTCGGGCTGACCCCGGTGCTGCTGCGGGTGGCCGGCGCGGGTGACCCCGCCGCCGTCGCCGTCGTGCGGCGCATGGCGGAGGAGGTGGTGCTCCTCGCCACCGCCGCCCTGGGCCGGCTCGGACTGCTGCGGACGGCGGTCGACGTCGTCCTCGGCGGCGGGGTCCTCGCGGCCCGCGACCCGCTGCTCCTCGGGGCGGTCGAGGCGGGTCTGGCCGACGGCGCGCCGTCGGCGTCCGTGCGTGTGGTGGACGCCCCGCCGGTGCTCGGCGCGGCCCTTCTCGGCCTCGACGCGGTGGGCGCACCACCGGGCGCGGAGGAGGTCCTGCGCTCCACGCTGGGGACATCCCTACCGAAGGACACCACGACAGGGGAGCCATGA